The Vicinamibacteria bacterium genome includes a window with the following:
- a CDS encoding ATP-binding cassette domain-containing protein, protein MTMESAIRCHGLKKTYPGGVEAVRGIDLVIPRGECFGLLGPNGAGKTTTIEMLEGLLAPSEGDIEVLGGRWGRDDETIRQRLGVSLQDTRLSEKLTVEETLRIFQSFYTRHRDLETLL, encoded by the coding sequence ATGACGATGGAGTCAGCGATCCGATGCCACGGGCTCAAGAAGACCTACCCGGGTGGAGTCGAAGCGGTGCGCGGCATCGACCTCGTCATCCCGCGGGGTGAGTGTTTCGGCCTGCTCGGCCCGAACGGAGCCGGCAAGACGACGACCATCGAGATGCTCGAGGGACTCCTCGCGCCCTCAGAGGGCGACATCGAGGTGCTCGGAGGAAGGTGGGGGCGCGACGACGAGACGATCCGCCAGCGTCTCGGCGTGTCGCTCCAGGACACGCGGCTGTCAGAGAAGCTCACCGTCGAGGAAACACTCCGTATCTTCCAGAGCTTCTACACCCGGCATCGGGACCTGGAAACCCTTCTT